The proteins below come from a single Mya arenaria isolate MELC-2E11 chromosome 8, ASM2691426v1 genomic window:
- the LOC128244067 gene encoding uncharacterized protein LOC128244067: MASKLTGSVKDPMSMASDLIHEFVCSPCEEDKLNTEAKYFCGECSKYYCDQCLTFHSKILKQHAVVGCDDVDKWVGQGNTLISCDLHPRKVIELLCEDHDEMCCHLCVSLNHRMCRSISLISDLAKGIHKMADFKQLPSKVANVTTSLNQVREVERRTKAP; encoded by the exons ATGGCTTCAAAGCTCACAGGGTCCGTGAAAGACCCAATGTCAATGGCATCTGATTTGATCCATGAGTTTGTTTGCTCGCCGTGTGAAGAGGACAAGCTTAATACTGAGGCCAAGTATTTCTGTGGGGAATGCTCGAAGTACTACTGTGACCAATGCCTGACATTTCACTCCAAAATCCTTAAACAGCATGCTGTTGTGGGCTGTGATGATGTGGACAAGTGGGTGGGGCAGGGCAACACTCTCATTTCATGTGACCTTCACCCTCGTAAGGTCATTGAACTTCTGTGTGAGGACCACGATGAGATGTGCTGCCACCTCTGTGTGAGCTTGAATCACAG GATGTGCAGAAGCATCAGCTTGATCTCAGACCTGGCCAAGGGCATCCACAAGATGGCAGACTTCAAGCAGCTTCCATCTAAGGTTGCTAATGTAACAACAAGTCTGAACCAGGTAAGAGAGGTCGAAAGAAGAACCAAGGCTCCTTGA
- the LOC128244626 gene encoding RNA polymerase II subunit A C-terminal domain phosphatase-like, which yields MAAPAMIRVSAQNFMQITKIKMKSGQKISKGALVAIYKDNNSTVQRLKTNDNGVVKDIFVKEGDSVEAGFVLYSVEGCRHPTVMKDMCAECGEDLRVENSTAGDRKEQSSATVAMVHSIPELIVSEEQAKEIGQADEDRLLKTRKLVLLVDLDQTLVHTTNDNIPANLKDVNHFQLPHANQMLWYHTRLRPGTKTFLERISKLYELHICTFGVRLYAHTIATILDPKLSLFSHRILSRDECFSPQSKTANLKALFPCGDSMVCIIDDREDVWHFSPNLVHVKPYRFFQGTADINAPPGLSKTEDDSKPIVHRVRRVSQSSTGSFEEENSGEKTTVGKGDDEKTVENSAKGVKEGTACEGGNPKTDEEMAMGDKSDGETENGKKLDEEIKGEKTEDKEEKKENVKSNTTKGVEVNEGAGDEEIAMEVDSRKGERESDYKTVEDFDNKGTPIKADEIKTEDNKSGNGNEAKQDDKLDTEKKGKSNPELGDGEQSLDQDGNKVEKVKDGNKDENKPQDEKNEEELIEWDDGDDYLLYLEEILKTIHATFFEFHDHLNEKDKGDSPEIPKMEKPSLKNIIPYIKKKVLKGCNIVFSGIIPTNMSQEKSRAYLVARALGANIQQDLRHKGNETDRKNFTTHLVAAKQGTNKYRTALMMKHVKIVNADWLWCCSERWEKVEEMLFPLTEKQDDSGRDSPDPAKLKKDLKRKMGKGSNIRSSKRQKRSAGDKDKDENGDDDDGDMKDDEQPSGSKDEKADKENKPGTFSMSYNPMFAFSDDDLAFMDKEVDDEMDENNDESSEDENSRDVRLRHQVLKTEEFKNLQVSESEDSLSGETPRGWGLKKMSPRHSSDDEISKSTSSPEKEELGPEYESETDQDKFDKIMDAFGPETENSDDEYQESIGSVDDEIADAVMKEFLS from the exons GTTTGTGCTGTATTCAGTGGAAGGATGCCGCCATCCAACTGTCATGAAAGATATGTGTGCCGAGTGTGGTGAAGATCTGAGAGT GGAGAACTCTACAGCTGGCGACCGGAAGGAACAGTCCAGTGCTACGGTTGCCATGGTACACAGTATCCCTGAACTGATTGTCAGTGAAGAG CAAGCTAAGGAGATTGGACAAGCTGATGAAGATAGGCTTTTGAAGACCAGGAAACTTGTGCTACTTGTTGACCTCGATCAGACCCTTGTGCACACCACCAATGATAACATTCCTGCAAATTTGAAG GACGTCAACCATTTTCAACTTCCACATGCAAACCAAATGCTCTGGTACCATACAAGACTGCGACCTGGAACCAAAACTTTCTTGGAGAGAATCTCAAAGCTGTATGAGTTACATATCTGCACGTTCGGGGTCCGCTTGTATGCGCATACCATTGCTACGATTCTGGACCCCAAGTTAAGCCTCTTCTCTCATCGTATTTTGTCGAGGGACGAATGCTTCAGTCCACAGTCAAAGACTGCTAACCTCAA GGCGCTTTTCCCATGTGGAGATTCCATGGTGTGCATCATTGATGACCGCGAAGATGTGTGGCATTTCTCCCCCAATCTTGTCCACGTCAAACCATACAGGTTTTTCCAGGGAACAGCAGATATAAATGCCCCTCCTGGTCTTTCTAAGACTGAAGATGATAGTAAACCAATTGTGCACAGGGTGAGAAGAGTTTCACAGTCCTCCACTGGCAGTTTTGAGGAAGAGAACTCAGGGGAGAAAACTACTGTTGGTAAGGGAGATGATGAGAAAACTGTTGAAAACTCAGCCAAGGGCGTGAAGGAGGGAACTGCTTGTGAGGGAGGTAATCCAAAAACTGATGAAGAGATGGCCATGGGAGATAAAAGTGATGGGGAAAcagaaaatggtaaaaaattgGATGAAGAGATTAAGGGTGAAAAAACCGAAGATAAAGaggaaaaaaaggaaaacgTTAAAAGTAATACAACTAAGGGTGTTGAAGTAAATGAAGGAGCAGGTGATGAGGAAATTGCTATGGAAGTAGACAGCAGGAAAGGAGAACGTGAGTCAGATTACAAAACTGTTGAAGATTTTGATAACAAAGGCACACCAATAAAAGCAGATGAGATTaaaactgaagacaataaatcAGGGAATGGAAATGAAGCCAAACAAGATGACAAACTAGATACAGAAAAAAAAGGTAAAAGTAACCCTGAATTGGGAGATGGTGAACAGTCATTAGATCAGGACGGAAACAAAGTTGAAAAAGTTAAGGACGgaaataaagatgaaaacaaaCCTCAAGACGAGAAAAACGAAGAAGAACTCATAGAATGGGATGACGGTGATGATTATCTGTTATATTTGGAAGAGATTCTAAAAACGATTCATGCCACTTTCTTTGAATTCCATGATCACTTGAATGAGAAAGACAAAGGTGATAGTCCTGAAATTCCGAAAATGGAAAAGCCaagtttgaaaaacattattccatatattaagaaaaaagttCTGAAGGGGTGCAATATTGTATTTAGTGGAATAATACCTACAAATATGAGCCAGGAAAAAAGTAGGGCCTATCTTGTGGCAAGGGCGTTAGGTGCAAATATTCAGCAGGACTTGAGGCATAAGGGAAATGAAACTGATCGTAAAAACTTCACAACTCATTTAGTTGCTGCTAAGCAGGGTACAAATAAGTACAGAACTGCCCTGATGATGAAGCATGTTAAGATTGTGAATGCGGATTGGCTATGGTGTTGCTCGGAAAGGTGGGAAAAGGTCGAAGAAATGTTGTTCCCTCTTACTGAAAAGCAGGATGATAGTGGGCGGGACAGTCCTGATCCTGCAAAGCTTAAAAAGGATCTCAAACGGAAGATGGGTAAAGGATCAAATATTCGAAGTTCTAAGAGACAAAAACGAAGTGCAGGTGACAAAGACAAGGATGaaaatggtgatgatgatgatggtgatatgAAGGATGATGAACAGCCATCTGGTTCAAAAGATGAAAAGGctgataaagaaaacaaaccGGGTACTTTCTCAATGTCATATAATCCTATGTTTGCTTTCTCAGATGATGATCTTGCTTTCATGGACAAGGAAGTTGATGATGAGATGgatgaaaataatgatgaaagTTCGGAAGATGAAAATTCTAGGGATGTTAGATTAAGACATCAGGTACTTAAAACTGAAGAGTTTAAGAATTTACAGGTCTCAGAAAGTGAGGACAGTTTGAGTGGAGAAACACCAAGAGGTTGGGGACTAAAGAAGATGTCGCCAAGACATTCATCAGATGATGAAATAAGCAAGTCTACAAGTTCACCGGAAAAAGAAGAGCTTGGTCCAGAATATGAAAGTGAAACAGACCAAGACAAGTTTGATAAGATCATGGATGCATTCGGACCAGAGACTGAAAATTCGGACGACGAATACCAGGAGTCCATTGGTTCAGTAGATGATGAGATCGCTGATGCAGTTATGAAGGAGTTTTTGTCATAA